The sequence GAAAATGTGCAGGGAAGGCAGAGATTGGCAGCAATCGGAGGGCAAATCATGCAGCACCATAATGAAGCGAATTTTGACATCATGTTTGCCAAAGAGTACTGGACAGGTGATTCTCGCGACGGACGCCTGGTGAATGGTGATGGTTATCACTACTACCAGCTGACGAAGGACGGGAAAATTTTGGAAGCTTTTGAATACTACGAACGCGAGGACGGTACGAGCGTGGTTTCGCCCCTGCCTGAAATGCGGAATGTGCACTGGATTGAAGACCTGGGCTTCGATGATCTTGAAGTTCTGGACATGATTCCCGAGTCGGAATTTCAGCAGGTCAAGGAATCGACTTTCAAGCACAGCTGAACTCCTGTCATTCAAAAAAATCATTCGCTCAAAAGATCAAGGGCCTGCTTAAAAGCAGGCCCTTCGGCTTTTTGCAGCTCCTCAGAGCCGTTCAAAGTTCAGTCGTCGCCATCTTCTTCAGCGGCGCCGCCAGCTTCCATTTCACGACGCTCCAGCACATGACGATACCAGGACAGTGTCTGGTCAATCAGCCATTGATTGGCGGCATAGCTTTGTGGTGGAACGATTTCATCGCAGTAATCGCGCAGGTCGACCAGCGTCCCCTGGGGATTCACTCGAATCCAATCCTTCACCGACCTCTTGAAATGATTCACGTCAAACATAAAGTCTTGACCTTTCTCCATCCCAGCTGGATGCTGTTACCCTTAGGCTCGCTTCGGCACATAGGCAGTTTTCTTGAGGCAAGATTTTCCCTCTCACACGGGAGCCCATCATGGCGGAATTGATAAATCCCAGACTTCTTTTCGATCTCGATAAAATTTATCGAGGTTCTCAATTCGCTGTCAGCGACGTTTTTCAGCTGCTTGGAAAACCGCTCACCGCAATGGTTGAAGCGATGCTGCGTGATCACGAGGTAAGCGATCGTCCTGTTGTCAAAGGTCGCGTGTCGCCCCAGGCTGTGCTGGAAGGCGCCGTCTATGTCGCCGAGGGCGCGGAAGTGGGACCATTTGCCTATATTCAAGGGCCCACGTTTATCGCGCCCGGCGCGGAAGTCCGGCACGGAGCCTTCATTCGCGGCAGTGCCTATATCGGCCCCAAGGCCGTGGTGGGGCACACCACCGAGGTCAAAGGTTCCATCTTCTTCGACCACGCCAAGGCTGGGCATTTCGCCTATGTCGGGGACTCCATACTGGGCTATGACATCAACCTGGGCGCCGGGACAAAGCTCGCCAATTTAAAACTGAAAGGCGACGAGGTCAAGGTCCAGCACCCCGAGGGTCCCGCCCGGGTGAAATCCGGTCTGCGTAAACTCGGATCCCTGATCGGCGACCGCGCCCAAACGGGCTGCAATGCCGTCCTTTCGCCGGGAACCATCCTGCTTCCGGACACGGCCGTCCTTCCCTGTGTACATTATCACGGCACACTGCTGAAAGGGATTGCGAAATAGGGGAAAAAAAAGCGGGCCCGGATCGCAGGCCCGCAAGGCGAGAGGATCAAAACACCAGCTTCTTCAGTTCATCCAGCCGGGCTTTTTCATCAGGGGGCAGATTGATGCCGGCACTTCCGGTGTAGCCCAGGGTCACCGATTCTTCATAGAGTTCATAGGCGCGCTTGGCGAAGGGCGACTTGGGCGCAAGGCGGATCGACTCTTCCAGGTACATGCCCGATTCACCCGACATCAAAGATTCGCCGATGCTCAGTTCGCAGATGCCCAGCTGATAATAGGTCTCGGCCTTGTCATTGGCGCTGATATTCACCTTCTTCAGGTGATCCTTCAGATATTTCGAAGCGAAGATGTAATTCACAAGGCCGGTGCGATCGCGGTTCACGTCCTTGATCAGGGTGCGGGCGAACTCAAGATCATTCATTTTCTTGGGACGGTTTTTCACCTGCTTCAGGCTCTTCTGCCAGGACTCCAGATCATGCTTCACAGGGCCGGGCAGAGGCCGCTTCAAAAGTTCATTGAAGGTCTTGAGCGGACGATCCGCATTCCCCTGCACCCGGACCGACAGCACCAGGTAATCCACCAAGGGATCGAAGTGGAGGAGTTCTTCCAGACTCAGCTCGCGGCTTTTCAGGATGCGCTCGTATTCATCCAGGGCGCGATCGAATTGCCGGCTGAGCGCCAGGAACTTGGCCTTGCCGAAGGTTCCCATGGCTTCCATATCCAGGTTCTTCGAAAGATCCATCGTGAAGGCGGAATCACCGCTGCTGCTGCGGCTGGTGTGGCAGCTGAGGCAGGTGTCGTAGAGTTCCTCGACAAAGAAATGCGCCTGATCATGGAAGCCGTCTTTGTATTTCAACGCGGCCTGGCGCGCATTGCGTTCCAGCTGCAGGCTCAGGTAGGCGTGACCCTTTTCATCCTTGGCCGCCAGCGTATTGATCTCTTTCGCATGCTGCGCGATCAGATTCAGGTTTTCCTGGATGGCCTTGGTGTTGTCCTTGCTCGTAAAACTTTTGGTGTTCAGAGTCAGCGGAAAAATGGTCAGGAGCGAAGAATAAACCGCGCGCATGTGCGGCTTGAAATCCTCGTAATCTTTTTCACCGGACTTGATGCGGAAACCACTAAGCAAAAGAGCACAGACACTAAGGAGGACCAGACCTGACCGCATAATTGACTCCATGAAACTTATCCTTCGAGCATACCGAAACGTCAGGTCAGCTGCAAGGAACGCTTTCGGGCTTTCACCCTAGCGCGAAATCACGCAGCTTTTGCCAGTCGACTTGAAGAGCGCCAGCGATTGCGCTAGCATTCTTCCCCAGTCGCGGGAACGCGTCGCAGTTTTGGGGGATTCATTGCAAACTTTACGCCGTCTCTTTTTTCAGACTTTGGTGCTGCTCGGTCTTTACCAATCCATCCGTTTTCTGTTCTGGATCGTCAATCACAGTCAGTTTCAAAATACCGAATGGAACACGCTGGCGCTTGCCTTTGCCCAGGGGGCCCGCTTCGATTTGGCCGCGATTGTCCTCACCAACGCCATTCTCTTTTTGCTGTATCTCGTACCGCTGCCCGAAAAATGGCGGCGCTGGCAGGAAAAAACCGTGGCCTGGGGCTTCGGCCTGATCAACGGCTGGTTTTTGGCCGTGAACATCGTCGATGTCGAATACTATCGTTTTGCCGGAAAACGCTTCACGCGCGATTCCTTCGCCATCGGCCAGGATCTGGCGGCGCAGACCGGGCAGATCGCCGTTTATTACTGGTATTATACGCTTCTGATCCTGGCCATCACAGGCGGGCTCGTCTGGTTCTCCTTGAAAAATTTACGCCGCAGCGGCCGTGATTCCAAACTGTCTTTGATACTCGGCACGATCGCGCTTTTGGCCCTTAGCGCTCTTGGAGGCCGCGGGGGATGGCAGCATAAGCCCCTGATACCCGCCCAGGCCTATGCGGGCGAAACGGGGCAGCTCGGGATTCTTATTCTCAACAGCTCCTTCACCCTTCTTAAATCCTCGGATGAAGCGTTTATCAAGCCCATGAACTTCATGCCGGATCCCGAGGCGCGGGCGCTGGTGAGCAGCCGGAATCAAGGGCCGGTCACCGCCCTTCCCCATCCGCCTAAAAATGTGGTGCTCGTCATCCTCGAAAGCTTCGGCAAGGAATATGTATTTCCCCCTGAAGGTCATAAGAGCTATGCCCCTTTCCTGCAGAGTCTGGCAGAAAAAGGCACGTCCTTTCCCAATGCCTATGCCAACGGCCGTCGCTCCATTGATGCCTTACCGGCAATTCTTGCGGGCGTTCCCGCCTGGATGGAATCGGCCTTTATCACCTCCCCCTATCAAACCAACCGCGTCCAGGGTTATCCTGCCATCCTTCGACAGCACGGCTTTCGCACCCGTTTTTTCCATGGCGGGGAAAACGGCACCATGTTCTTCGACGTGATGGCCGATCGCTTTGGCTTTCAGGACTACATCGGCGAAAAGGAATACCCTGATCACAAGGATCACGACGGCAAGTGGGGCATCTTTGATGAACCCTTCCTGCAGTATGCCGCCAAACGCCTGAGTGATGACGATCAACCGTTTTTTGCCGGAATTTTTACTCTGAGTTCCCACCATCCCTATACGATACCGCCTCAGCACAGGGAGCGTTTTCCCAAGGGCAAACTCGAAATTCATGAGAGCATCGGTTACGCCGACTTTGCTTTACAAAAATTTTACGAGGCTGCGCAGAAGGAACCCTGGTTCCCGGATACGCTGTTTATTTTCACGGCAGATCACACGCAGAAAAGCGAGTTTCCCGAGTATGAAACCACCAATGGACGCTATCGCGTGCCGCTGATTTTCATCATGAACGATCGGCCTTTGCCCTTCGCCAACATCGAACGCCCGGTGCAGCACATGGATATCATGCCGACTGTATTGGATGCTCTGAACGTGCAGGCGCCCGCCTTCAGCCGCTTTGGCAGCAGCCTCCTGCAGACCGTGACGCGCCCGGGTGTGGTGCTGCGGGATGCGCCGCGTTTCGTTTTGGTGGGCGAGAATCAGTTCCTCAGCTGGAATCCTGAAACCGATGAAAAAGCCAGCTACGACTGGCCGTCCGATGTTCTTTTAAAAACCAAACAGTCGTTCACTCAAGAAATGGGTCAGGATTTGCTTTATCTGCAGGCCGAGTTGCAGTGTTTTAACAATGGGATGGTGCAAAACTCGCTGGTCTGGTAAAACCGAATCAACATCCACACAAGGGCAGAACCATGTTGAAATTCTTTGAAGGCAATACCCTCATCCAGAATGTTTCCAACTGGAGCTCCGCGGCGCTGGAACAGGCCCGGGCCCTCGATATCGATTGGACGGATTGGAGCAAAATCAGGAGCAGCCTGCAGGATTCGACCTTCGAAGCCAAGGTCAAGGCCGGTGAATCCATGTATCACGCCTGCATCAAAGCCGCACGCCGGGTCATCGGCGCCGAGGTCCGCGAAGTCGAACTCGAAGACGGCGTCGTGCACTACTGGAAGACGAATAAACCCAATCGCGAGACTGTGCTTTTCTTTCACGGTTTCGCCGACAGCAAGGATGGTGTGTACTCCCTCGCCATCCATCTCTTTAATGAATTTAATGTCATGGCGATTGACCTGCCGGGATTCGGCCAGAGCTTCTCGGACCCTCAATTCGCCTATGATACGCACGCCTATGGTCGCTGGCTGGATGAATTCGTCACCAAAAGCGGCATGGGTCCTGTGCATGTGGTCGGCAATTCCCTGGGCGGCGCCATGGCTTTGAAGCTGGCTCTGGTACGTCCCGACGTTGTGAAGTCGGTGACGCTCCTGAATGCCGCCGGCCTTATAGATCCCGAGCATGAATCGCTCTATGATGAGATCATGCGCGGTGAAAATATTTTCCAGGTCAAGACGCTCGAGCAATTCGAGAAGTTCTGGGCCAAGGTTTTCCATCGGCAGCCTTTTCTACCGCCATTCGGCAAGGAATTCCTCTTCCATCGCTTCCGGCAGAACCATGACTGGTATGGCGAGCTGGTGCAAAGAAACTTTGGTGGCTATACCGATAAAAACGATCCCGAGTATTTCGAACTCTTTATGAACAAGAATCTGGATCGCATTGAAAAGCCGGCTCTCATCATCTGGGGTGAACGCGATCAGCTCTTCCCCGTCGCCTATGGCGCCCAGGGTCATAAGCTGATGAAGGGATCCCGTTTCGTGGTGCTGAAGGATGTCGGGCACGCGCCGCAGGTGGAAGCGCCGCGGCTGGTCGCGCGTCATCTGAAAAGCTTTATCCGCGAGCTGCCCAAAGCCGAGTCCAGTAACTCCTGAACCACAGGCCGGGGGTGGTGGTATAGCCACTCCAGGCCTTGACGATGCGCCCCTCGGTATCCAGGATCAAATAGGAAGGATAGGATCCTATGCGGAGCGCCTCTTCCTCGCTCTCACGCCCCATCAAAACCGGCACCTTCAGTCCGGTATCCTTGACGAAGCTTTCCAATTCCGACGGCTGCGCCCAGCTCAAGGCCAAGGCGGCTTTATGAAAGCTGCCTGGCAGTCTATCTATATTGCTGCCGCTCGCCCGGCACACGCCGCACCAGGGGGCGAACACATAAACGACAGTCAATTTCTCGGGATTCCAAAGGCTTTTGGTCCCACCTGTCAGGACGGGAAGGGAGGCGTTGCGCAGGTTATCAGGCAAGGCTCCGCGGGTCATATTCCGTGATTGCCAGTACTCGACGGCTACGAGGATGACCAGGAAAAGTGCGACATTGCTCAAAAGGCTTTTGAACGTCCTGCGATTCATTTTCAGCATGGGGACTCAACTTCCTTTGGCCAGGAGCTGGATATCCTCGATGGAATAAGGCTTATAGCCCTGATAGATATCCTGATCCCGGTGTTTCTGGCTGTCTGTGGTTTGGAACTGCCCGTCTTTTAAAAACTGCCGCACAGCCCCGTAGGGATCCTGAATACCAAATTTTAGAAGAAGATGCTTGAAAGAGCTCGCAACTTTTTCAATGCTGTTCACCCGGCGTACCAGCATGGGCTCCAGCATCGGCTCCAGAATCTGACTCAAACCCTGACGCAAAGCCTCGTGGGTGCATTTCATGGGTCCGAGCCGCAGATTGCGCATGGCCTGGATGATTTCGGGTCTTTTGGTCTTGGCATCCATTACCGGAATTATCTTTCGTCCTTCCACCATTTCAAAAATCAAAAGTCCCATCACATAGATATCGGAAGCGGCCACAACCGATTCGGCGCTCAGATGCTCGGGCGAATAATATCCGGGTGTCCCGATGATCATGTTTTTATAGGAATCCAGGGCGGAATCGAGGACGAGGCTGAAGTCAGCAAGGAACACGCGACCACTGCGTTCGATCATGATGTTCGAGGCGGAAAGGTCCGCATGCACCAGATCATGAAGGTGAAGGCCATCCAGCCCCTGCGCGAACTGCCAGGCGATGCAAAGGCTCACCAGCGGCGGCAGTCGCCCGAAGTGCTTGATGATCTGCCGCAGAGTCCAGCCATCAATCCACTGCGTGACCATATAAAAAACCGGAGGTTCATAGCAGCCGTCCAGATAACGAACGAGATGCGGATGGGACACGCGCTGCTGCATCATCAGCTCGCGGTGAAAGACGCCGGTGAAGAGCGGATCCTGCCGCAGACGATCGTGCAGGACCTTCACGGCCACAAGCTTCTGCTGCCGCGTGTCCAGGGCCTTGTAAACCCGTCCGAGCGAACCTTCGCCCACCGGTTCAATCAGCTGATAAGGCCCTAACATTCCTTGCAACATGACCAAAATCCGCTCCTTCCCATGCTGCACGCCGTATCGGTCATTTACCGTAAGGTCCAAGAAAAATTTTAACTCTTTTATATTTACCAGTAAAATTAGATGGTTAAAGGCTGCCATTCAGCCCGCTTCGCGTCACGACGAAAAGTTATAACAATCTGTTATCAAAAATTTAAACTGAATGGGCCACCGAGTTCAGACGAAGGAGTATGCGGCATGGGACTTTTCAATCGAAAGAATCCTTATGAAAAGGATGCTCTGGATCTGGAAGCAGCAATGCGCACGACACCCGAAAGGCCGGATATGAAAGCCCGCCCCCCTGCTCCCTCGCCCACGTCCATGATGAGTCCGCAGCCGCCCGCGCCTCACGCGCCCGCGCCGCTGGCTCCCACGCCACCACCCGTGGCGGCATCGGCAATCGCGACAAGACCCGCAGCCTATGGCATTGAAGACGCCATTCAGCTGATGCGTGAGCTGCCTGATAACAAAAAAGAAATGGTCATCACCATCGTTCAAAAGACCTTGGTGTCGGCCAAGATCAATGTGTCGACCATACTCGATGATGCGACGCGCAAGATCGAAAGGCTTGAACGTAAAAATGAGAAGCTGGCTCAGGAGATTCGCGAACTGGAAGAAGCGATCCTCCAAAGGAAGCAGGAGATGGATCATAACGCGCGTGATGTAGCGGAAACGCGTGAAGTCAAAATCAGCTTTGAAACGGCTCTGCGGCCCAGCGGCATCGGGGAAATCTCCCTCGATCCACTGCCCTATATTCCCGATCAAAAAGCCGGTTAACGCGACGGCTGCAGCCGGGGTTTTTCACCCCGGCCGAGCACCCAATACAAAATCTCACCCGTAAGTCGCGCCTTGCCATCCCAGGTCAGGGAGTCACGCGCATAGTTCTGTCCGTTGCGACTCAATTCCAAAAGCCGCGCGCGATCATGCTCCAGTTCATCCAGGGTTTTTTGGATATAGGCGACAGCAGCGGTTTCATTGCTCAATGGAATTTTAAAACCGATGCCCTGATGAACGATATCACCGGGCCCACCGTAGTCGGACACCATGGGCACAGCCCCGGTGGCAAGGGCCTCGAAGACTACGCCCCCACCGAATTCACGGACCGATGGGAACACCATCACATCGGCCTTCATGAAATATTGCAGCGCCGTTTCATGATTCACCATACCCGTAAAGGTCACACGCGCCTTGATTCCCAGGGTCTGAACCAGCTCTTCCAGA is a genomic window of Oligoflexus sp. containing:
- a CDS encoding LTA synthase family protein produces the protein MQTLRRLFFQTLVLLGLYQSIRFLFWIVNHSQFQNTEWNTLALAFAQGARFDLAAIVLTNAILFLLYLVPLPEKWRRWQEKTVAWGFGLINGWFLAVNIVDVEYYRFAGKRFTRDSFAIGQDLAAQTGQIAVYYWYYTLLILAITGGLVWFSLKNLRRSGRDSKLSLILGTIALLALSALGGRGGWQHKPLIPAQAYAGETGQLGILILNSSFTLLKSSDEAFIKPMNFMPDPEARALVSSRNQGPVTALPHPPKNVVLVILESFGKEYVFPPEGHKSYAPFLQSLAEKGTSFPNAYANGRRSIDALPAILAGVPAWMESAFITSPYQTNRVQGYPAILRQHGFRTRFFHGGENGTMFFDVMADRFGFQDYIGEKEYPDHKDHDGKWGIFDEPFLQYAAKRLSDDDQPFFAGIFTLSSHHPYTIPPQHRERFPKGKLEIHESIGYADFALQKFYEAAQKEPWFPDTLFIFTADHTQKSEFPEYETTNGRYRVPLIFIMNDRPLPFANIERPVQHMDIMPTVLDALNVQAPAFSRFGSSLLQTVTRPGVVLRDAPRFVLVGENQFLSWNPETDEKASYDWPSDVLLKTKQSFTQEMGQDLLYLQAELQCFNNGMVQNSLVW
- a CDS encoding alpha/beta hydrolase, which produces MLKFFEGNTLIQNVSNWSSAALEQARALDIDWTDWSKIRSSLQDSTFEAKVKAGESMYHACIKAARRVIGAEVREVELEDGVVHYWKTNKPNRETVLFFHGFADSKDGVYSLAIHLFNEFNVMAIDLPGFGQSFSDPQFAYDTHAYGRWLDEFVTKSGMGPVHVVGNSLGGAMALKLALVRPDVVKSVTLLNAAGLIDPEHESLYDEIMRGENIFQVKTLEQFEKFWAKVFHRQPFLPPFGKEFLFHRFRQNHDWYGELVQRNFGGYTDKNDPEYFELFMNKNLDRIEKPALIIWGERDQLFPVAYGAQGHKLMKGSRFVVLKDVGHAPQVEAPRLVARHLKSFIRELPKAESSNS
- a CDS encoding TlpA disulfide reductase family protein — translated: MLKMNRRTFKSLLSNVALFLVILVAVEYWQSRNMTRGALPDNLRNASLPVLTGGTKSLWNPEKLTVVYVFAPWCGVCRASGSNIDRLPGSFHKAALALSWAQPSELESFVKDTGLKVPVLMGRESEEEALRIGSYPSYLILDTEGRIVKAWSGYTTTPGLWFRSYWTRLWAARG
- a CDS encoding serine/threonine-protein kinase translates to MLQGMLGPYQLIEPVGEGSLGRVYKALDTRQQKLVAVKVLHDRLRQDPLFTGVFHRELMMQQRVSHPHLVRYLDGCYEPPVFYMVTQWIDGWTLRQIIKHFGRLPPLVSLCIAWQFAQGLDGLHLHDLVHADLSASNIMIERSGRVFLADFSLVLDSALDSYKNMIIGTPGYYSPEHLSAESVVAASDIYVMGLLIFEMVEGRKIIPVMDAKTKRPEIIQAMRNLRLGPMKCTHEALRQGLSQILEPMLEPMLVRRVNSIEKVASSFKHLLLKFGIQDPYGAVRQFLKDGQFQTTDSQKHRDQDIYQGYKPYSIEDIQLLAKGS